In Diabrotica undecimpunctata isolate CICGRU chromosome 4, icDiaUnde3, whole genome shotgun sequence, a single genomic region encodes these proteins:
- the LOC140438386 gene encoding uncharacterized protein: MKSFIVFACVLVAAMASNLPNLPENERIKLAKVHADCQADPKTYENEDKLRNLQNNIDDHQVGVHMFCMAVKSGLLKSNGDFDIPAITSKVSLVIKDQSKVDGLVQKCAKKSDNPGKTANLLFLCFVQNDIQYYHNL, translated from the exons ATGAAATCCTTCATTGTTTTCGCTTGTGTTTTAGTGGCAGCGATG GCTAGCAATTTGCCAAACCTGCCGGAAAACGAAAGAATTAAACTAGCTAAAGTACATGCGGACTGTCAAGCTGATCCAAAAACCTATGAAAATGAAGATAAGTTAAGAAACCTTCAAAATAACATTGATGACCATCAAGTAGGTGTTCATATGTTTTGCATGGCTGTAAAATCAGGCTTATTAAAGAGCAACGGAGACTTTGACATCCCTGCTATTACCAGTAAAGTTTCCTTGGTGATTAAAGATCAGTCCAAGGTTGATGGACTCGTCCAAAAATGTGCCAAAAAATCAGATAACCCGGGAAAAACCGCCAACTTGTTGTTCCTTTGCTTCGTCCAAAACGACATTCAATATTACCATAacctgtaa